A region of the Cydia fagiglandana chromosome 20, ilCydFagi1.1, whole genome shotgun sequence genome:
attctctagctacgcctctgcgggtcgcttccaaccggtacgaatggaggtccaaggttctatgttcagcagtggacgtcttatggctgagatgatgatgatgatgatgaaataattGTACTACCGTACATAAAGGAcatttcctacaaaaccgaagtttgacagcaatTGTCTTTCTAACTTATGTTATGACACTATCCatttcgactatttagggttgtcaaaattcaagtaattatcttatctgtggtcgtgcaaggaatgggacgtcaagttgtgtcaactttaataattgctcggagcaatgctgagccgaacagaGCTGAGTTTACctgaagtcaggagtgtctctccACTAGTAGTTACCTGTGACTGGAGTAACTTGGTGCAGAGGTCTTCGTCCAGCGAGGCATCTTCACCGAGCGCTGACAGCACAGCCTCCAGCAGCTGGCTGGCGCGGTACCGGACTGACTGGCCAGACACGCACTGACACTGAAACAAGGATTATTTCAGGGTTTcagttgcacaaatctctgttttgacatatTGCTGGGACCACTTCAAGTGAAACCTGTGCCGAAACGTCAAtaaataaaggtaaaaaaataaatttgcgATAGACccatctataaatgtgagttaatatgtgttctaaatgcaaaagttttaaatattatacctaaCTCGTACTTAcatcaaaaataatattgatgatAAAAAACAAGAACTCCTCTTCATCATCCAGGGTTGTGCAGAAGGTGGCCACAAACTTGATGACCCGGTCCACATTAGGACTGGTGTCTCCGAAAGTAAACAAGTACATTAAAGCATTCTTGAAACTCTCTCTGAAGACTTGCTCATCCATCTGAAAAATTTCCACCATTTATGAtcagtacaaacagcaacactcctaactgtacatcagtggaccttattataaaaggcataaggtccaccgatgtacagttaacagtgtgagcgATGGTATACAAAATTTATTTTCATCAATATTTACAATCAATGTAGGTcttattattcatttatttatctttcttcttaggttcgatcatttataatatgaatataaaagtaaaatataaaaacacttacaaaacaataaaaatacatataaacacattataaaaaacctaacctagggtgccgccggcagcggggcagggtccaagctgccggtggtcagggccgcagagtaaggaatcgacgtactatacgcgccgtgtccaaaattaccgccttctgcatctgacccttgatccaaccacctagcgagagtctctctaggtgttggtcgagtaGACAAGTAAACAAGAGTAggtcttattattattatgataatCAGATAAATTGTATGGGCGCAGCTTGGCAGGTTTTAAGCCCATCCGGTATTTAAAGAGGCTAAATTACAATAGTAACTTATAATATGCCTGTATTGTTACTTGTGACAAGTAAaccattatatttttttgttatttttgttttattacctTTTATATTGATTTAACCTGTTGCACAGCACctacttttttataatttattactaaTCAAATTATGCTTTTTATTATTCTCAAaaagatatacctacatacataatgTTGTGATGCCATTATTCTTATTctcttctttatttatttttcttattcttattcttatgatTTGCAGCTGGAATTGATCATAATTTTTTTGGCTTTGTATAATGGAAATGAAAGCTCTCCTTTGAAAGCATGTCAAGCAGTTAATATTGAGATAATAATAAACCTACAACCACAAATACTTTCAAACTTAAGTAGCAGATTTCTGATATCATTTCGGGTGGCAATTAATATCGGTCGTCGTATTATAGTCGTCAGTCAATTGGAACCTTTGAAGCAAATTATGATCATGGACAAACATTACCCTGAGATGCTCTGTAGAATAACTCATTTCGCTTAAATGTCtacataattattgttttaCGTTACCTTTTTGTAGAGTTTAGTCATCTCCTTAGCATACTTTTTGTGTTGTACAATGTTGTATTGAAcgttttgaaatatttgaaacATCGTCGGATCATTTTTCGGATTGGGCTTCGGCTTATTCATATTAACAGTTTGTAGTACGTCTGCGTCCGTTGGCGGCATTTTTGCCAATACAATAATAGTGATGTGTTAACTAATTATAAAACCTTtaagaaattaataaataaaggaAAGACTCAAATTTACTAAACACTCTTGAGAACGACCGTTGTTTGCTgtgatatttttgaaatttggcTTGACATTTGCTTTGTTATTgccatgtaaaaaaaatataaatcttGACCACACTTGTCACGTTGTGATAGAGGGCTCTATAGATTTAACAATTTATGATTTAAGCCCGTACTACATaggtaaagcctgaccagtaatatatgatcattgtcaagagggcgctgttttTCTCATGTCATTCTCATGTAAAGGATGACAATTCAGTATAGTACTTATATTGTAAaattagttccagtgaaattctgCAATATGGCGCATGATCATATATTCACGGTCAGGCTTTATAATACTGTAGGTTCAAGGTCACCCTGAGCTTGATCAACGGCACTTTGCAAATTTAGTTTTCAACTACTTGTTTTCAACTACATTGTTGgaaactatagttggtcaagcaaatcttgtcagtaggaaaaggtggcaaatttgaaaaatgtaggtgcgaaaaaatatcgtctcatagaaaatttgaatttcgcgccttttcctagtgacaaaatttgcttgaccatgTATACCAACGCCACGATTTGGTCTGACTCTTTTCCACTctatagggatgtttcctgtgcttgaaataaattatttcaaaccgtgcacgaaataaagcaccagataattattcgAAAAACTTAGAgagcagctatttttaaacacaatttgtatttaataaatcggattgaaatataaaaagtaggtgagtttaccgtggcgtcactacattcgttttcatataaattccatataaacaaatcgttttgacagttctaaaaaagaagctgatttgaccaCGGACGTAGAGATTAACTGGATGGCGGAcattggccaaaaagtgtgtccacatgagatagtcaaggtgggccgttgtatctctttctaattagggtgaccatacgtctgatgtatgtgggatattaggataacattaaaatatatagtttgaCCAGGATCTTTCCTTAATCGTGCATAGTTATATTAGTAATagaaatcatactgtcttttcgcctaaaaagggatggatatagttttttctgttctgtaaaacgcttcacacaaccttaggtacttaatttagttgttctaaatggtgtgttcacattacggcacctatgcaattaaaactgcacgaggccatgcgcttggcgaggaagagaaccctatggaggaacctggtcttcaacagaaggatatgatgtcacgatcctcagtattgagggaccaagtgaagaagaaaagctgttactagtaggcgtaggtactggatcacgaacatggtcgatcgtcaggaaggtggtccgccgtaacgtctgtcaagaacacaggtatgagtgagagagatagagagacaaatatGCTGACAGAACCAAAGGGTCTACtgtgaaccatgttcgacgtgttgcctctctgtcacacttacgtacgaatttacaagtgcgacaaagacgcAACGGGGTAGGCTCTCAGGACAGTGGAGGAATTAcatacagtctttgccgccttaggccccaagccctacatagcaagctctagccgccccccctttctcagcacccatcatatagactgccgcccaaaatatctggccgccctaggcccgggcctactcggtcttagggcaaattcgtaactgcctgagggtcgcgtgggtccgctacgcccgcttgctatcgtttttaactaggacgcttgtcactggaccatagacatcgaagtttgcaagttgcgagcatctttctctgttactgtaattactcctttataggagtaaaagagaaagatgcccgtaatttgcgaacttcggtgttcacggtgctaggccacctgtgcgaaaagagaagagtcgtgaaatgtaaagaaattagtgatgtgccgttctTAGTACATTTTCCAAAGAGGGTAAATTCCCAGTAACGTTTCTGGTATCGTCCCAAAAGTCAGTAAATTACGATAAAgttctatttttcttttattatcaatgtgtttattattattataacaatgcataaatgtgtctgtaatgtctaaggactttggatttcaattttggtaattatttattctgtattggctctcatttcaccaatttaaacatgccgaaataaatacatacctatttatataaacttacttaagtacctaataaaaattgtgtaacactGATTCTCATCGTGTGGCCACCTCTCCCCCAGCCACCTACGGTATACAAATAAGACCGTAAAAGGGGAAAGGCCGCcacttattattattgtttgtggTGTGGGGGTGTAAAAGAAACAGAATGCTTGGCATACATACCTTCATCTCCTATGAAGGATTTTTTATCCTCGCTCTCTCTGATCCACTTCTCTTGGGCCAGAGGAGCCTCAGTCTGCTTCGCTTTACTTATGGTGGCTGGTTGTTTCACCCCGAGATCTGTGGGTTAGATTGCTCTATGAACATGGTTATCTCCAAACAATTAACCCCTAAACATATATCTGTACTCTATGACTAATGAGAACCATCTTACTCAGCCAGACTCAGAATATTCTAGGTCCTGTGCTCCTTGCACTGGATAATCTCCCTGTGGAGACTCCGACCCTCTTGGTCGGAGAACCCGGATGGCCTATCCGGGTCAAGGTATACTTACCTCTAAAGTACCAAGCAGCCTAACCGGCCTCGCTCATCTCTAGGGAGCAGGTACATCAGGTCGAGGCGCCTGACGGCTGAAGAATCGCATCCACCCGGTCACGGTCACCGCAGCCGCCGCCCTCTTATAAGGTTGAGGTATCCTGCCGCACGTCGGCACACCTCTGGAATCGAGGAGCCTGACGACTGTAACCACCGTACTCACCCAGTCACGGCAGCCACAGTCGCCGCCCTCTTATAAGGTCGAGGCGCCTGACTGCTGAAGTCATCGTACCGGAGCACGACGACCACAGCCGCCGCCCTCTTATAAGGTATAACCTTGTCCGTCCTACCTAAGATGGTCTTCAACATCTTCCACGACAAGGTCACATGGCAAGCCAAATCTACTAAAGAGCCAATTGAATAGAGACACCATAACACCACTGCGAGCACCAAGTAACATAAAATACTTAGCTTTAGGCGACTCAGGACAGCTGTGGGCTTCCTCACTGTATATTACACTTTTATGCACTCGCACGCTTCGCGCCATATTGGTTTTTACCTTGCAACTTGTCACATTGGAATAACTTACCACAGTTCCACTAAGAGGGCGCTGTTCAGTGTTGCCGCTAGGAAATTTTGTATTGTGACATTAGATATTCGTGCTTGTCACGACACACCCCGCCTCAGGCAGCAACACGGCGACTAGATTGCTGGTCCATTCCTTGATCTTCTCAAGGGCTCTGAGAGCTGCCGCTCTCTTAGGTCTTGCTTCGTCGTGTTGTTCTTCTGGCGTAACTTCCTCTAGGTGGTGTGACTCGGGAACAGTGTGGTCGTAAAACTCGAGGTCGACGACCGCGAGTGGTTCTGGTTCGGACATAGACTTAGGCTTAGACTTAGGCTCGTTTAACTCACTAGATATAGactcaaatatttgtttagaGGAACACGGTTCCTCTTCTGGCGAGGCATGAGGCTGTACTTCTTCTGGTTGATCTCTTACTTCTTGAGTGGATATTTGCTCAGATGGAGGCTCAGTAACGTCTTTGAGGGATTCCATCGTCACGTCATCCTTGTCTGGTGGACGTTGAAGATCAGGAATCTGCACCGGTTCTTCTACACTTTCTTCATAAGATGATGTTTGTTTACACTGTTCTTCTCCATCTTCGATCTCTAACGGGTAGAGATGTGCGATAGATCTTGTATACTCTGTATCTCCTACTCGTACCGTGGCGACCCTACATAAACCGTCGGCGCCTTCCTTTAAAGATACTATTTTCCCGACTTTCCAATTTATCCTGTTCTTCGTGTCACCTTTAATCTGCACGATTTGACCTATCTTAGGTGCTACCTTTGATGTTACTCTAGGTTCTTTAGGATGGTGGGAATATCTTTCTCTCAAATTTAGGAGATACCTGTTCTCAAACATCTCTTTAAATTCTCGTAGAATTATCCGTGCTTTCTTCCAACCTTTAATTAAATTGTCCTTAGTCACCGTCCCTTGCGACGTTGTAGGATCCTTATCTGAAGTTTCCATAATGATACACTTTCCCATAGTAAGAAAGTCTGAAGGTTTTAGTACATGATCCGGCTCTGAATCTACGTAAGTTAAGGGTCTTGTGTTAAGAACTGCTTCTATTTCTTTCACCGCTGTTACTAGTTGGGTGTCATTCAACAAATGTTTCTGTAATGTTTTCTTCATACAGTTTTTAACCAAACCAACTAATCTCTCATAGAATCCTCCATGCCATGGTGCTAACTGTGGTATAAATTTCCATCTTATCTCTTTCTCTACGCAGTATGGGTTCTGAAGAATCTCTGAGAGTAACTTGTAGTGAGCCGCATTATCAGACGTTATTAAGGTTGGTACACCTCTTGCTGAAATCATTCTACGTAAGGCCATTAAACCTTCTTCCGCAGTTAGGTCCTTTACAACTTCTAAGTGAATGGCTCTTACGGCTAAGCATGTGTAGAGGCTAATCCACCTTTTACAATTGCCATTCCCATTGTTGACTATAAGTGGTCCTAGATAGTCGGTACCAACGTATGTGAATGGTGAGCTATAATTGACCCTCTCTTTCGGTAACGCAGGAGTTTCTGGTAGTTTATATGGCCCTCCGTCATGCTTCATACATTCGGAGCACTTCTTCAAAATCTTTTGAACTTGGCTTCTTCCTTGAGGTATCCAGTAAGTTTCCCTTATCTTGTCTAACGTGTGACTTACTCCAACATGCTTATTTTCTTGATGAGTCTTCATTATAATTTCGTTGGTGAAATCTGAATCCTTTGGTATAAGTATAGGGTAGCGTTTATCAAATGACCAGTCTGCGTGTTTCATACGACCTTTACACCTCAGTAACTCATCTATGTCTTTAAATATGCCTAAATTCAAACTTAAACTAGTTACCTTTCCTTCTACCTCTAGAGGAAAGTATTCAGCTTGAATTTCTTTCAATTTTAGTAACTTATCTGGCATTTGATCATTGTCATGACTCGCTACTTCCTTTTCAGTTATACTGTCCTCCGTTTCCATCGGACTAACGTTGTGTATATCTGGATCAACTATTTCCATCAGTTCTTCGTCTTCTTGGATCCCAAGACCCTCCCCAATCAAGAGAGAACTGGTTGGTCCACTGCCAGAAGTTGTTGGCCACGTCTTCGGATCTTGAACTATAAATTGTGGACCACTCAGCCATTTCTCCCTGTCCTCTCTCGAGCAGGTGGGTCTAGTGCCGACGTCAGCTGGATTTAGCTCTGTTGGAAGGTATCTGATCTCCAGATCTTTATTTGTTTTGATCTCTTCTATCCGCCTGGCAACGAAGGGTGGCAATAGCTTGTCAGATTTGCACCATTCTTTGACGATCTGGCTGTCAGTCCATAAGACTTGCCTTACTATCTTCTGTTGGAGAAACTTAAGAACGAACTTTATCAATCTACTGCCAATCAGTACTCCTAAAAGTTCAAGACGAGGTATCTTGAGACTCTCCTGGTCCTTTATTGGTATCAGACGAGATTTACCAATAATGAAGCTTTTCTCCGAGCCGCAAACTAAAAAGACTGATGCTGCATAAGCCTGTAGAGAGGCATCGGTGAAACAGTGTAGTTGGTAGCCTTTTCCCACTGGTGTCTTCATGTAGCATCTGTCCACCGACACCTTCCTAATGGCTTCTAAATTCTGTCGGATCTTGTTCCATTCTTCCGTTAGTTTGCTCGATAATGGTGAGTCCCATGACACTCCAGCTTTCCAAAGCTCTTGTAAAAATAGTTTAGATGATAGGGTATAGGGTACTGCATAACCACATGGATCGTAGATTGATGCAATAGTCTTCAGTATTCCTCTTTTTGTGACAGCTTCTTCTTGTAAGTTAGGTTTCAACTGAAGAGTATCCTTTTTGATGTCCCATTCTAAGCCAAGTACCTTTACTTTATCTTCTTTACATGTATCAGAGACTTTCTTCATAAATTCCTTAGAATTTGAACTCCAATCCCTGAGTGACATTGAAATATCTTGAAAAGATCCTTTTAGATTTTTGTAGAGTTTCATCGCCTCATCTGTAGTGTCGGTACCCGAAACAAAGTTATCCACATATATGTCATTTGCTTTCTGTCTGACTTGCTGATCTTCTGCATTGGACAGGTGGTGCTTAATGGTCGCATTAAGCAAAAACGGTGATGAAATGACGCCAAATGGAACTCTACAAAACCTAAGGTATAGTAGGTTGTCTTGAGATACAGGTTTAGAGGTATCTTTGAGCCACAAGAATCTGGTTACATCACGATCCTTCTCGTGTAACGCCATCTGTAAAAACGCCTTTTCAATATCCGAGGTTAAACCTATCCTATGAGTTCTAAATTTTATAAGTAAGCCCGTGAGGTCTTCTAACATGAGTGGTCCTCTGTACAAACATTCGTTCAGACTCTTGGTGTCCTTGCTACTCTTAGAGCTAGCATCATAAACTATTCTCATAGGTTTTCCTCGATGACGTACTCCATGGAAAGGTAGGTAGTGAACGACGTTACCTGTTGACGTTCTTGAAGAGGGTACAACTTCTATTATACCCTTATCTAATTGCTGTTTAAACGTATCACTGTATGCTACTAACGTATCTTGATCCATACGTTTCAATAAGCTTGATAAACGACCAAAAGCCATTCCAAAATTATTAGGTAAATCCGGTGGATAAGTTATCCAAGGCCAGCTTACCGTGTaacgattatttaattttaaagttgTATCATTAAAATATTTGATGGCTTCTTCTTCTCTAGTTGCTCTTGGGGAATCGCTAATACCTATGCATTCTAGTTCCCAAAGGCTCTTTATGTCTCCATTACAAAGAGGTGGATCTGGCTGATGAAGCTTCGTTTCAATGCAAGTCTGAGTGTAAGTCACTACGTACGACTCGTCTCTAAGCTGTGGTTCTGCTCTACCACTAATTATCCAACCAAGTGTAGAGTCGATTAGAAACAAATTGCTATCCAGTTGTACCTTTTTCTCGTAAGTTATGTTGCAGTAATATTCGTTTCCAACCAAGATCTGTACAGGTCCGCTTAGCGACCCGTCGTCCGCTAGTGTATATGACTCGGGTAAGTTCTTCATCTTGACATTCGGTATATAACCTCTGGAGATATGCTCTACGCAGTTAGcctgtattactatgttcttgtTTGTTCTAGATAATAGATGAAGAGTGACTATTGGGCTATGTATCTCTCTGGGAGGATCGTCGCCGAAGGTGAATACTACTAGATGACTCTCTTTTTCGACGGGAAGCTTTAGTTCCTTTGCAGTCCGGAATGTTACATAAGAGCGTTGGGAACCTGGATCTAAGAGAAGTCtatatttaaattgtttgtTCTTATTATCTAGGGGGCTTGCATAAACTGTTGCCGTTTGGAGTGCAATGATTCCCTCTTCTAGAACAGTCAGGACTGTTTCTTCTCCGTTGTATCCTTCTGAAAATTTGAAGGACATAATGCTCGATTATGCAGTACTTCACTATGGCAGCGAGCGCATTTTTTCTTACTCTTACAGTCTTTTGCCAAGTGATTCTGCTTGAAACAGATGAAGCATCGTCTGAAGAGACGCTTCTTTCTTTCTCTCAACGTAGAAGCTTCTTTACATTGGTCATTATAATGATCGCCGCTGCAAAATACACACACCAATCCTTTCTTAATACCTGAAGAGCTTTGGTCTTGAAGAGATTCGGTCACACCCTTTCTTGAAGTTGGAGTTTGGTCTGGTCTGTTGTCTCTATTGTTATTTTTCTTGAAACCTTTGAACTTCTTCTGTACCGGTCTCTTATCGAAGCCTCCCTGCTGGTTTTGTTTATTCTGATTACTGTGATGTAGTTGGGACTGACTTGCGTATCTCGCGCGTTTCGCATTCACATGAAGAATCCCGACCGTACTAGCTTCCGAGTCCAGAGGGCGTTTCCTACTCGATATCCTCTCCGCATCCTCCTTGGCAGTGATTATTTTGTCCAGTTGGCTTCTCAGTTCTTGAATGGAATCATCCTTAACTTTAAGTTTTATCTCATATACTAGATCAGAAGGAAACTTCTCTAGTAGCATGAAGCGCAGGTGATTATGATTAGTGTTCTCACCTAGTGATTCCAAAATCTTAAGGTTCCTTTCAATTTCGTTGAAAGTCCTTCTGCAATCATCTGCATTGCCTTTGGCCatcttaattttatataatGTGGCATAATGCGCATCTACGAGATGTGAAGTTTTCCCGAACCTTTCCTTCAGTATTGAAACCGCAATAGCATAGTTGGTGCTAGTAGTCGCTAGACCGTCAATGGCTCTTTTGGCATCTTCCGTGACTGAAGTCTTAAGATACGAAAGCTTGTCCACTTCCGGCAGGTTCCTTGCATCGATGTTGCTTCTGAAGGCATCCCAAAATTCATACCACGCCAGCACATCCCCATTATACACCGGCAGCTGAAGCTTAGGAAGTCTGCACGAGGAGTTCGCTTCAGTCAGCTTCTCTGATGGTTTGCTTGATGTAGATATTTGGTCGATCTTCACCTTAAGTTCAGCTAAAGTCTCTTCTGCTTGAAGTTGAAGTTCACTTATCAAGCAGATTTCATCAGATGCGGGTGTCGAAGCCAGCCTAAAGTACTCCGTCAGGTCTCCGTTAAGTCTTTTCAGTGATGCTTCTAATTTACCGTAGGTAATCTGAGCCTGCGCtaaattttctaaattaacaGTAACCGGAATTACTTCTAAGTCCGTTGTGAGTTTGTCGTTAATGAGCCTAAGCCTTGCTAAAAGAATGTCGTCCATTCTGGTATTTGTCTAGACCGTAGTCTTGTCTAAGCCTGTAACGCACAGAAACAAACCCGTTTAACTTTAATTCCCTAATAATATGAACGGTCACaccaataaaataatttaatattttaggttAATTAACCTTTAATAACtccacatattatttattttaataatctcAAAGTATTTAAGTTTAAATCCAACTAAAGTTCTCTAAAATCCATTTAAGTTTGAAACTAAAGAAAGAAAGTTGAATtccttttaatttaaattaattaaaaccattGAATTAATTATTAACCGATGTCTCTTTATTTGAAGTTATTATGAAaggaagtaaaataataaatttatggtAGGCAACATAACATACACACTGACATACAAATGTGTAATCTttgtttatcatttatttatagaTTACACCAGCCTAAGCCATGTCAAAATCTGCAAGTGACGTTGACGTTTATACACTGATACCACAATACAAAATCTTCTGTCACTAACTTAAGCTCACTCGCAGCATGATGAAAGTtaacgtttttattttattcatttgtttggtttatttatttattaacctttTATTTAGACTTCACTTGTTTGATagttaattatttagttttatttcactcatttgtttgtttaattattGGAACACTTCAACGAAACACTTATTTTATATCTAAAAACACATAAATGTCACCACAATATCCTGTAAAGAAGATGTTagcttatatatatatacacagcACAATTACTATTTTTATAAACTGCAAACCCAATCAGAAAGAAAGCAAGTTGTATTTCTAAACTTCCAATAAGATGcatgatgaaataaaaatatacctatttacataTCTTAAGAACCCTAGAAAATGTTCAAAAAGGTTCTTTATAACTtgtgaaaatattaaaatcggCCATGTACGTCCGATGTTCCAGAAGTTTCTACTACGACTCTAAACTAAACCAGACTAATACGAACCGCATTGGCATAATGATAGGGTCTATTTTCCTTTACCATATCTCACTTCGTAAATTTCTAgaaagttaaaatattttaataaaagaaCGTAATAGACCCGTATTTCCCTGGTGATTTGCATAAATATCGAAAGAAACTTCGCTAAATTAGATGATTTTCCTTATTTGGCTGGACATCCAAAGTTAGTCCAAACTAAATAATCATGGCTGCCGTCGCACGCCGAAGCAAATGACGATCGCATtttcttgttttatttaataattaagtcGTATTGCTGTAAAGTAGATGCTTAAAAACTTACCGATAAGTAGTCTATTCCAGGTATTAAGCAGTCTTATCCGGGGTTTTCGTCAAATCCGATGAAAATCTGTCTCGTCCGGTGTGGTTGACGGAGGCGAGTTCACTGTACCTATGAACGTAAATGAAGACATTTTTGATGATCCTACTTATTTACACGCTAAACACTTCGTCGGTGCActttatattacaatatttgTCAAAATTACCTGTGTAATTTAAGGAACCTTCCTGGGGAACTCGCAACTGTTCGGTGACCTTCCGCCAACAATTTAAAATGGTGGGACGAGTACTGTACAACTTTCAATGTTGCCAAAGTCAACATAAATTCCCCCAAAATTTCTATAAACTGTGAAACGAATTTCGGACTCTTATCGGTAATTTTCgcaatatttatgtttattcctTATAAATAGCCATACACTTGAatttttaaaactaaatttataattCTAAAGTAAAAAGAAACATGCGAGGTAAATTATAGAGTGTATAAACCCGTCTTTACTACGCGCATATTTCCTATAAGATACTTATTAGGTTATTACGATTAGTATTTCTCTTCTTATTATATTCCTATAAATCAGCCAATCTTTCAACAAGTTAACAGTTAATATgtcacaaaattaaataaattacctacttatatctaGGCACAGCTTGTTATAACTTAATTATCTAACCGTCTAATTGGAAAATCAGTTCTCGCATAAATTTTCCAAGTCGAATCCGTTTAGTAACCGATTTCTTCATCTTCTTTAGTTATCTTGATAATCCCGACAATCCGTACTCTTCCGTTGATTTTGTGGGTAACCTTCTTAGTGTAGCAACACCTACTCTCATCTTGCCGCCATTACTAGACAC
Encoded here:
- the LOC134674867 gene encoding uncharacterized protein LOC134674867, producing MDDILLARLRLINDKLTTDLEVIPVTVNLENLAQAQITYGKLEASLKRLNGDLTEYFRLASTPASDEICLISELQLQAEETLAELKVKIDQISTSSKPSEKLTEANSSCRLPKLQLPVYNGDVLAWYEFWDAFRSNIDARNLPEVDKLSYLKTSVTEDAKRAIDGLATTSTNYAIAVSILKERFGKTSHLVDAHYATLYKIKMAKGNADDCRRTFNEIERNLKILESLGENTNHNHLRFMLLEKFPSDLVYEIKLKVKDDSIQELRSQLDKIITAKEDAERISSRKRPLDSEASTVGILHVNAKRARYASQSQLHHSNQNKQNQQGGFDKRPVQKKFKGFKKNNNRDNRPDQTPTSRKGVTESLQDQSSSGIKKGLVCVFCSGDHYNDQCKEASTLRERKKRLFRRCFICFKQNHLAKDCKKGYNGEETVLTVLEEGIIALQTATVYASPLDNKNKQFKYRLLLDPGSQRSYVTFRTAKELKLPVEKESHLVVFTFGDDPPREIHSPIVTLHLLSRTNKNIVIQANCVEHISRGYIPNVKMKNLPESYTLADDGSLSGPVQILVGNEYYCNITYEKKVQLDSNLFLIDSTLGWIISGRAEPQLRDESYVVTYTQTCIETKLHQPDPPLCNGDIKSLWELECIGISDSPRATREEEAIKYFNDTTLKLNNRYTVSWPWITYPPDLPNNFGMAFGRLSSLLKRMDQDTLVAYSDTFKQQLDKGIIEVVPSSRTSTGNVVHYLPFHGVRHRGKPMRIVYDASSKSSKDTKSLNECLYRGPLMLEDLTGLLIKFRTHRIGLTSDIEKAFLQMALHEKDRDVTRFLWLKDTSKPVSQDNLLYLRFCRVPFGVISSPFLLNATIKHHLSNAEDQQVRQKANDIYVDNFVSGTDTTDEAMKLYKNLKGSFQDISMSLRDWSSNSKEFMKKVSDTCKEDKVKVLGLEWDIKKDTLQLKPNLQEEAVTKRGILKTIASIYDPCGYAVPYTLSSKLFLQELWKAGVSWDSPLSSKLTEEWNKIRQNLEAIRKVSVDRCYMKTPVGKGYQLHCFTDASLQAYAASVFLVCGSEKSFIIGKSRLIPIKDQESLKIPRLELLGVLIGSRLIKFVLKFLQQKIVRQVLWTDSQIVKEWCKSDKLLPPFVARRIEEIKTNKDLEIRYLPTELNPADVGTRPTCSREDREKWLSGPQFIVQDPKTWPTTSGSGPTSSLLIGEGLGIQEDEELMEIVDPDIHNVSPMETEDSITEKEVASHDNDQMPDKLLKLKEIQAEYFPLEVEGKVTSLSLNLGIFKDIDELLRCKGRMKHADWSFDKRYPILIPKDSDFTNEIIMKTHQENKHVGVSHTLDKIRETYWIPQGRSQVQKILKKCSECMKHDGGPYKLPETPALPKERVNYSSPFTYVGTDYLGPLIVNNGNGNCKRWISLYTCLAVRAIHLEVVKDLTAEEGLMALRRMISARGVPTLITSDNAAHYKLLSEILQNPYCVEKEIRWKFIPQLAPWHGGFYERLVGLVKNCMKKTLQKHLLNDTQLVTAVKEIEAVLNTRPLTYVDSEPDHVLKPSDFLTMGKCIIMETSDKDPTTSQGTVTKDNLIKGWKKARIILREFKEMFENRYLLNLRERYSHHPKEPRVTSKVAPKIGQIVQIKGDTKNRINWKVGKIVSLKEGADGLCRVATVRVGDTEYTRSIAHLYPLEIEDGEEQCKQTSSYEESVEEPVQIPDLQRPPDKDDVTMESLKDVTEPPSEQISTQEVRDQPEEVQPHASPEEEPCSSKQIFESISSELNEPKSKPKSMSEPEPLAVVDLEFYDHTVPESHHLEEVTPEEQHDEARPKRAAALRALEKIKEWTSNLVAVLLPEAGCVVTSTNI